GCCGAAGCCTGGTATACGGTCCTGATTGAACTGGTCTGGAATAAAAAAAGAATTCTTGAGATGTATTTAAATACCGTGGATTGGGGAAAAGCCAATGTGGGTGCCCAGGCCGCGGCCCGGGCCTATTTTTCCCGCGATGCCAAAAACTTAACCGCTGAACAGGCAGCGCTTTTAGCTGCCATCCTGCCAAGCCCCCACAAATGGTCTGCAGTCAACCCTGGTCCCCGTGTCCGGCAGCGCCAAACCCGTATCCTAAAACAAATGAAAAACATGCCGGTAATTAAATAATTATTATTAGAAGTCTACCAGTTCTACGTCAAATATCAGGGTGGACTTGGGAGGAATCGCACCAGGATACCCCCGCTCGCCATATGCCAGGGGGTAAGGAATCAACAACGTACGGGCCTCGCCTTTTTTCATGCCTTCAATCCCGATATCCCAGCCTTTGATCACCTGCCCTTTACCCAGAACAAATTCAATGGGATTACCCCGATCCCTGGAGGAATCAAACTTTTGACCGTTGGTAAACATCCCGGTATAATGCACCTTAACCTTGGTTCCGGAGGCAACGGCAGGGCCTGAGCCTTCTTGCACCGGCACATACATCAAGCCTGATTGGGTTTCCACGGCATCGGGGTATTTTTCATGCATCTGTTTTTTAAACGTTTCCATATCGTTCATTCTCTCTTGTTTAATCTTGACTTTTTTATTTTCAAGAATGGCATCAAATCCGGCCTGGTCTGTTCTGAAAGCCTTTGCCTCATCCCCGACCGCCAGGATCTCAACAGTTTTAATTTTATCCCCTTTTTCAATGGCATTAACCACAGCCAGGCCCTTGATGACCTTGCCGAACACCGTATGTTTTCCGTCCAGCCAGGGCGTTGCTTTATGGGTAATGAAAAACTGGCTGCCATTGGTGCCGGGGCCGGCATTGGCCATGGACAAAATCCCGGGGCCCTCATGTTTTAACTCAGGCTGAAATTCGTCTGGGAACCGATATCCCGGACCGCCCCGGCCCGTGCCTTCAGGATCACCGCCCTGTATCATAAAATCAGGGATCACCCGGTGAAATGTCAGGCCATCGTAAAACTTTTCGCCTTTTTTAACATTTGTATCCATTTTCCCCAGGGCAAGCCCAGCAAAATTGGTAACAGTCAACGGGGTCTGTTTGAAAAAAAGCTGGAGAAGAATGGTCCCTTTATCGGTATCCATTTTTGCATACAGACCATCTGAAAGGTCTGCCTCATCTTGGGCCAGGGCACCGGAAGGGATTGTGGTCAAGGAAAAAAGAATCCCCCAGACCAGAACGAATCTCAATATTCTACAACTAAACTGATTACAACGAAGCAAAAAGTTGCCATGGCCGAGCCTGGCCGTTTTCTTATTAGGTTTCATCTGATTTATCCTGAATTTGATTTTTCTTAAAATGTTGCCGGATAACCGGAACAATTGAAATTTTAAGCCTTTAAGTCCCGGTACCTGAATCCAAATTTGGACTGAATATTAACATGTTTCCGTCAAAACACAAACGTCTTTAAATTGAATGTTGCAAAATTCAATCCGGTATTCAAATATGAAACACAAAGCAATCTATCTGTTTTTAAAGATAAATCGTCTCAAACCAAACACTTCGTTGCACAATGCAACATTTTATAAAACCATTACCAATCGATTCGAGTCAAAATAATTTATAATAAATCAAACCCGTTACACTCATTTACATCTCCGGCACAATAGTTGCCATACTACTATCCAAAGAATCATAGAACTCAATAAAAAAGGGCCGTTAGCAAAGGAGACAAAACATGAGTGTCATTACATTTTTTGGAAGAGCCTACACAGGCAAGGCGCAACTGGCACAAAAGGCAGCAGACGCACTGGGTTATAACGTGTTGTACGACCAGGATATTATTGATGCAGCAGCCAAAACGTACAATCTTAAAAAAAGCAGTATCGAAAGCAGTATTTTTAAAGACCCACCTTTTGCAGATCGGTATACCCCGGCTAAAGCGAAGTGCATCGCAGCCGTAAAGTCTGTTCTGGCTGATAAAATCCAGCAGGGGCCTGTTATTGTCAGCGGATTCTTAGGCAGATTAATTCCCTCAGAAATGGGGCTGCATATTTTGGTCACAGCGCCAAATGGATTTAGAAACCGAAATATACAGCGAGAAACAGGCAAAAAATCAAGCATTGATACAAAAAAGCACCTGGAATGCAGTGACGAATCGTTTTTACGCTGGTCCCTGTACTTGCGATCAGCGGAAAGCCGCAGACCCATGGATTGCGACGGCGTTGTGAATGTGACTACCACAGGACTATCCGATTTGATTGAACTGATTTCCAGTGCGGCATTGAATAAAAAAGAAGAGATGAGCCCCCAAGAATTTGCGCTGTCTTCTAAAGTCTCCCGCCTTATGGCTGAAAAAGGTCACCCGGTGTCAGTGGAAGCACGACATGACCAACTGGAACTTGTTGTCCACAAACCCGTACTGATGTTTTCCAGGTATGGCAAAAAACTGACAACCCTTGTTCAGTCCGTCAGCGGGGTCAACAACGTCAATACCCGGAGCGGTAGACTATTTTACCAAACCGATATCCTGCCAGGCAGCCATTATTTCAAAACCCCGACTTCAGCTCCTATTGAAAAACAGTATGAACAGCTTTACAAAAGGGTCACAGAACGCCGTCCATCCTTTATAAACCGTGTAACGGCAGAGCCACAATTGGTTGCAGCCGCCCACGCCTGATTACGCCTGATGTAAAGACGGCATTTTAACGCCGTCTTTTTTAAACCACAGCCGGTCTTTATCCTGTCTTTCCGGCTGTGGTTTTTTCTTGAACCCGGATTAAATTTAAAAAAGTGCTGTTCACAGGTGTTGGGATCGCATCTGCTTTTCCCATATTTTCAACAGCACCTGCAAAGATTTCTACTTCTGTTTTCCTTTTGGCCTGCATATCCTGGAGCATGGACGTTTTTCCATCCGGAGACAACGTATTGAGCACGTTCAACCATTGATCAATATCGGACGAATGAAGATTGATCCCCCGGTGCCGGGCCAGGGCCAACACTTCCTGCATCAGAGAGACCATCAGAGCCCGGGCCTCAGGCAAATTCTGGAAAACACGATAGGACGCACCAAGCACGGCAGATGCCTGGTTCACCCCGACGTTAACCATAAATTTCCACCACATGGTTCTTTGGATATCCGGTGATATTTCGTTGGGAATACCACCCATATCCAAGGCGATTTTTATCCGTTCCAGCCGATCGGTATCCGCTGCATTGGGAAGCGCCGGGTCATTTCCAAATATAATATTTCCTGGATTGGAATAGGTAAAACAGTCATTTTCATGCACCGCATCAATACCCACGGCAATGGCAGGAACAATCTTTTCATGACCGCAGACCCGGCCAAGCAGCTTTTCACTTTCAAGCCCGTTCATAACGGACAGCACCAAGGAGTTCTGCCCTGTCAAAGCGTTGATATCTTTGAGCACCGAGTCGGTCAAATGATGATGTTTCAAGGCCACCAGTATCAGATCAAAGGGACGCGCCACCCGGTCAGGATGCACCACCGGAATCGTATAATTCTTGCCGTTAACCTTGATGGTGGCCCCATCAAGGCGTACAAAGCGATCCCCCCGAGCTGCAAAGCAGACACGGATATCTGAATTGTCTGTAAATAAACCTGCATATGCCGCGCCCATGGCTCCGGCACCGAAAATGGCTATTGTCTTTATTACGTTCAACTTTTTTCCTGACATCTTTTATGTTTATCAACCATTCGCCTTATCAAGCAATAATTTTATGCTGTTCAAATAGGTGATATTTTGACAAGGTTTGGAAACATGGTCAATCAGAAGATCATTTCTTTTTAAATCTTTGATGGACTCCAAAAATTCTATGTTACCTGAAATAAATAAAATGGGGATCGTTTTATTGGTTGAGCGAATATGGTCATATATCTGTTTACCATTAATTTTTCCAGGTAGAATAAAATCAAGGCTTATCAAATCATAATCATTATCATCAAAAAAGTTTAAAGCCGCTTCTGCTGTATGTGCGACATCAACGATGTGATTACACGGCTCAGTTGTCAAAACAAAGCGTTGAACTTCTGCAATTTGAATTTCATCTTCAACCAGCAGAATCCTTTTATGCGTATGGTACCCTTCATTTTGTATCGTGATTTTTTCTTCTTTTGTGAGTTTTTTTCGAATTATTGGGAAATGCAATTCAACCGTCGTGCCGTTATTTAATTGAGAACGTACGTTAATTTTACCTTTGTGAAGCGCCACATATTTATTGACGTTAGCCATCCCATAACCAGACCCTTTTATCGAACTGTCATAAGATGAGATGACATCTTTACTGCCTTTAAGCGTAAACGAAGGTTCAAAAATGTTATCAATATGCTTCTCCGGAATGCCGCAGCCATTATCTTCAATTGTGATGATTACGAATGCCTTGGACTGTCGAAGTTGGATGAAAATAAAGGGATTTTCACATTTACTTAATGCGTGAATGGAATTTTGAAATATATTTACAAGACAATGTTCTATCATTCCCGGATCAGCAAAAAAATCCATGGGTTCGGACAAGCCTTTTTTCCTGATTTCAATGCCGTCTAAGTCTTTTTGCAACAAACTTAACACCAGCTCAATTTTTTCATTTAGATGAAAATACTCATATTTGGGCTCTTGATCTTTAGCAAATGCAACCAGATTTTTGGTTAAATTTTTTCCTCTCAGTGATTGATCAAATATGCGCTTGAATATTTTTAACGTTTCTTCTTCCTGACACTTGAACAATCCTACCTCGGATTGTCCCATGATGATCCCAAGAATATTATTAAAATCATGGGACATTTTTCCTGCAATCTTCCCAACCAGAGCTAATTTTTTATGTTCTTCAAGTGCCAAGTAGGCTTCAATTTTTTCATCTTCATTTTTTTTCCTTTCAGTTATATCCCTTGCAATTCCGAGGACGCCTTTAAGATTGCCGTCAGCATCAAAAACAGGTGTTTTTATGGTTTCAAGATGTTCTTTGTGGCCATCATCGGCGTAAACGATATCTTCTTCATTTAAACACGGTTTATTGGCCCGAATTGCAGCCTGATCCTTTTCTCTGAAAAAATCAGCTAATTTTTTGTCGAGAAAATCATAATCCGTTTTTCCTAAAATATCTTTTTGCTTTGCACCAAAAAACCGTTCAAATCTTAAGTTGCATAGCAGGTATTCGCCCTGGGGACTTTTCAACCATATAAGATCTGGAATCACTTCAATAAGTGTCCTTAAAAGCGTCTCATTTTCTTGGAGCGTATCCAGCATTGTATTGAAATGATAGCCATACCTGATTAATTCATCCTTCTTATTGCCGGGCCAGGAGAATCTTTCATCAAAATTACCTTCTTTAACCTTACGCATTACCATGGCAAGATAACGAATTGGTGTAACAATTGTTTTTGAAAACAGATAAAAAACAACCCCTAACAAGGTTACACTGACGATAGTCAGCACTAAGGCCATGTTGTTTAAATTGTTTCGTTTGAATTCAGCCTCAAGATATTTATTTTTGAACAATGCTGACGCTTGGATAAAAACACTGTCAAATTGCTTAAAAAGGGAGTTGTGCGCCAACTCAAAAGATTTTTCGGTATCATTAATTACAATTGCAAGTTTATAATCCTGTGCCAATAAATGCTTAAAACCTAAAAGATATTCCTCTGTTCTGTGATCTGATGGATCTATTTGTTCAATCTTTTTATTAAGGTAATCAATGACCATCATCAGTGAATGATAAACAGGCTCATCTTGCTGCATGATATATACGATGAAAAAATGATTTAAATTAAACAGGGGCTTAAACAATTGCCTCATATCGTTATTCAGAACATTGGAAATCAATGATCGATAACTTGTATTCAGAGTTGTCCGGTGGATATTCTGGGTTGTTTTTAATTGCTGGGCCTCATTGAAAACTTTTTCGTGCTCAAGGATCTCAACCCGGATGGCATGCAATTTAGCTTGAATCGATTTATTTGTTTTAATATTTTCCAAAGCCTTAAGTTCCTTCTTAAGATTTGAAATTGAAGCCCCATAATTTGCAATAGCGTTAGGATTTTTTTCTTCAAGAACTTCTTTTTCCCAAAATCGATCTTCATAAAAGCGCCCATTTAATGCATGCAGTCTTCTCTCAGCCTGAGACATCTCCAACATTTGCGTGGCTAATATTTCTTGCTCCTTAAGAAAATAAGTCAACAACCCATAATTCACCACAAATAAAAGGATAAGAAGGAATACTATCGCGCTGATTTTACCGGTAATGGTTCTGAACAAATGAACACCTATATTATTTTATGACAGAAAGTTTTACGGGGATATTGGATGGAATTTCTTCACCTCGGAAATGCTTTGCCGCTATTTCGAGAGCCATTCGTCCCATTTCCTGGGGATGCTGGGCTATTGTAGCCGATATTTTCTTTGTTTTAACAGCCTGAACGGCATCTTTAATGGCATCGAACCCAACAAGAATTTTGTTTGAGGATGATTGAACTTCGGATAATGCGTCCATGACCCCAAGAATCATGTTATCATTATGCGCAAAAACAGCATCAAAAGAAACATTATCGTATAGTATCTTAGTCATCACCTGTTTAGCCTGCTTTCGGTCAAAATTTGCCACTTTTCTGTCGATAACTTTTATATCTTTAAACCTTTTGATTTCGTCACTAAATCCGTAACCACGGTCATGGGCTGCAGACGTACCTGGAATACCTTCGATTTCAATGATACTTCCTTTATCTTTTAATAAATCCGCCACCAATTCAGCCGCCATTCTCCCCCCTTGAATATTATCTGAAGCGACATGGCAAAGAATTTTTCCGCCGGCTGATTTTCGATCCACCGTGATTACCGGTATCTTGTTCGTAACTGCCATCTCAATACCGGGAACAACGGACTCCGCATTTGTCGGATTTAGAATGATGATATCAGGATGACTCTTTTGAAAATCAACTAAGTCCATTAATTGTTTTGAATCGCTATTCTCGGCGCTATTCACCATAAGTTCAACGCCATACAACTCGGCTGCTTTTTTGGCCCCGCCGACCATTGATAAAAAAAAGGGGTTGGTCATATCTGAAATTGAGAACGCGATTGTTTTACCAAAAGTTTCGTAAGTGATAATATCCAAAGGTGT
Above is a window of uncultured Desulfobacter sp. DNA encoding:
- a CDS encoding ATP-binding protein, with protein sequence MFRTITGKISAIVFLLILLFVVNYGLLTYFLKEQEILATQMLEMSQAERRLHALNGRFYEDRFWEKEVLEEKNPNAIANYGASISNLKKELKALENIKTNKSIQAKLHAIRVEILEHEKVFNEAQQLKTTQNIHRTTLNTSYRSLISNVLNNDMRQLFKPLFNLNHFFIVYIMQQDEPVYHSLMMVIDYLNKKIEQIDPSDHRTEEYLLGFKHLLAQDYKLAIVINDTEKSFELAHNSLFKQFDSVFIQASALFKNKYLEAEFKRNNLNNMALVLTIVSVTLLGVVFYLFSKTIVTPIRYLAMVMRKVKEGNFDERFSWPGNKKDELIRYGYHFNTMLDTLQENETLLRTLIEVIPDLIWLKSPQGEYLLCNLRFERFFGAKQKDILGKTDYDFLDKKLADFFREKDQAAIRANKPCLNEEDIVYADDGHKEHLETIKTPVFDADGNLKGVLGIARDITERKKNEDEKIEAYLALEEHKKLALVGKIAGKMSHDFNNILGIIMGQSEVGLFKCQEEETLKIFKRIFDQSLRGKNLTKNLVAFAKDQEPKYEYFHLNEKIELVLSLLQKDLDGIEIRKKGLSEPMDFFADPGMIEHCLVNIFQNSIHALSKCENPFIFIQLRQSKAFVIITIEDNGCGIPEKHIDNIFEPSFTLKGSKDVISSYDSSIKGSGYGMANVNKYVALHKGKINVRSQLNNGTTVELHFPIIRKKLTKEEKITIQNEGYHTHKRILLVEDEIQIAEVQRFVLTTEPCNHIVDVAHTAEAALNFFDDNDYDLISLDFILPGKINGKQIYDHIRSTNKTIPILFISGNIEFLESIKDLKRNDLLIDHVSKPCQNITYLNSIKLLLDKANG
- a CDS encoding FKBP-type peptidyl-prolyl cis-trans isomerase, translating into MNDMETFKKQMHEKYPDAVETQSGLMYVPVQEGSGPAVASGTKVKVHYTGMFTNGQKFDSSRDRGNPIEFVLGKGQVIKGWDIGIEGMKKGEARTLLIPYPLAYGERGYPGAIPPKSTLIFDVELVDF
- a CDS encoding cytidylate kinase family protein — translated: MSVITFFGRAYTGKAQLAQKAADALGYNVLYDQDIIDAAAKTYNLKKSSIESSIFKDPPFADRYTPAKAKCIAAVKSVLADKIQQGPVIVSGFLGRLIPSEMGLHILVTAPNGFRNRNIQRETGKKSSIDTKKHLECSDESFLRWSLYLRSAESRRPMDCDGVVNVTTTGLSDLIELISSAALNKKEEMSPQEFALSSKVSRLMAEKGHPVSVEARHDQLELVVHKPVLMFSRYGKKLTTLVQSVSGVNNVNTRSGRLFYQTDILPGSHYFKTPTSAPIEKQYEQLYKRVTERRPSFINRVTAEPQLVAAAHA
- a CDS encoding 2-dehydropantoate 2-reductase; the encoded protein is MNVIKTIAIFGAGAMGAAYAGLFTDNSDIRVCFAARGDRFVRLDGATIKVNGKNYTIPVVHPDRVARPFDLILVALKHHHLTDSVLKDINALTGQNSLVLSVMNGLESEKLLGRVCGHEKIVPAIAVGIDAVHENDCFTYSNPGNIIFGNDPALPNAADTDRLERIKIALDMGGIPNEISPDIQRTMWWKFMVNVGVNQASAVLGASYRVFQNLPEARALMVSLMQEVLALARHRGINLHSSDIDQWLNVLNTLSPDGKTSMLQDMQAKRKTEVEIFAGAVENMGKADAIPTPVNSTFLNLIRVQEKTTAGKTG